One window of the Zea mays cultivar B73 chromosome 3, Zm-B73-REFERENCE-NAM-5.0, whole genome shotgun sequence genome contains the following:
- the LOC100281077 gene encoding Probable sugar phosphate/phosphate translocator At2g25520-like: MGKEGASDGGMSESVIRKVLVSYMYVAVWIFLSFSVIVYNKYILDPKMYNWPFPISLTMVHMAFCSSLAVALVRVLRVVDLPSSPAMTSQLYVSSVLPIGALYSLSLWFSNSAYIYLSVSFIQMLKALMPVAVYSIGVLFKKETFKSSAMLNMLSISFGVAIAAYGEARFDARGVALQLAAVAFEATRLVLIQILLTSKGISLNPITSLYYVAPCCLAFLVVPWVFVELPRLRAVGIFQPDLFVFGTNSLCAFALNLAVFLLVGKTSALTMNVAGVVKDWLLIAFSWSVIRDTVTPINLFGYGIAFLGVGYYNHVKLQALKAKEAQKKAAQADEEAGSLLQERDSHGDRKTDNQA; encoded by the coding sequence ATGGGCAAGGAAGGGGCCAGCGACGGCGGCATGTCGGAGTCGGTGATCCGCAAGGTCCTGGTCTCGTACATGTACGTGGCGGTGTGGATCTTCCTCTCCTTCTCCGTGATCGTCTACAACAAGTACATCCTCGACCCCAAGATGTACAACTGGCCCTTCCCCATCTCCCTCACCATGGTGCACATGGCCTTCTGCTCCTCCCTCGCCGTGGCGCTCGTCCGCGTCCTCCGCGTCGTCGACCTCCCGTCCTCGCCCGCCATGACGTCGCAGCTCTACGTCTCCTCCGTGCTCCCTATCGGCGCGCTCTACTCGCTCTCGCTCTGGTTCTCCAACTCCGCCTACATCTACCTCTCCGTCTCCTTCATCCAGATGCTCAAGGCGCTCATGCCCGTCGCCGTCTACTCCATCGGGGTCCTCTTCAAGAAGGAGACCTTCAAGTCCTCCGCCATGCTCAACATGCTCTCCATCTCGTTCGGCGTCGCCATCGCCGCCTACGGAGAGGCCCGCTTCGACGCCCGCGGCGTCGCCCTGCAGCTCGCCGCCGTCGCCTTCGAGGCCACGCGCCTCGTCCTCATCCAGATCCTCCTCACCTCCAAGGGCATCTCCCTCAACCCCATCACCTCGCTCTACTACGTCGCGCCCTGCTGCCTCGCTTTCCTCGTCGTGCCCTGGGTCTTCGTCGAGCTGCCCAGGCTGCGCGCCGTCGGCATCTTCCAGCCGGACCTCTTCGTCTTCGGCACCAACTCCCTCTGCGCCTTCGCGCTCAACCTCGCCGTCTTCCTGCTCGTCGGCAAGACGTCGGCTCTCACCATGAACGTCGCCGGCGTCGTCAAGGACTGGCTGCTCATCGCCTTCTCCTGGTCCGTCATCCGCGACACCGTCACCCCCATCAACCTCTTCGGCTACGGGATCGCCTTCCTCGGGGTGGGATACTACAACCACGTCAAGCTGCAGGCGCTCAAGGCCAAGGAGGCGCAGAAGAAGGCGGCGCAGGCCGACGAGGAGGCCGGGTCGCTGCTGCAGGAGCGCGACTCGCACGGCGACCGCAAGACTGACAACCAGGCCTAG